caTTGGGATTCACCAAGTGGAAGGTCTTTGCCAGGGCTTTCAGTTCCGGAGCAGAAAGGAGCTCGAGCACCTCAGACAGTTCTTGCAACTCAGattctgaaatattaaaaaaaaaaaaaaaaaaaatttaaagtagttTAAATAAGCTTACTGTTTTCTAGATTTATTtactttaagaagaaaattcacatgcaaataaaatgaaatgctacTGTAGAAATTTTAGTTTGCCAAACTGATTGTTAAAAATTACGGAAAACAGATATTTCACAAAGGCTATAAAACAACAGAACTTctcaaagaaaatctgaataaaataaagaCCCACATGGATAGCCACTGGTACATCGCTCACAACAGAACCTACGGCTGGGCCTCTCCAGAGCAGGTCAGAGTCAACTGTTCATCAGCTGTCCTCTCTCCACACAGGCCTGGGGCTGAGAAGACTTTCATGGGGTCACTTGCTCGGCACACATGTGTACATCACACTATTAGGGGACCCAGACAGCAAGCCTGACCTCCGGGATGCAGCTGAATCAGAGCTGGCTGGTCTCTGCCTTCACAGCATCCACAGCTTAGGGCAGGGCCATCTTCCTCCAGGCAGCAAGTCCTCACTGGGTGTACACTGCCTGCCAGGTAGCACCTGCCCAGGGCATACAGTGAACAAGCTGCATCTGTGCCCACAGGGAGCTTACCTCCTAGCATAATAAATGTCAGGGGTGACAACTGCTACAAAGAAACACAAAGctggcagcaacatggacggacctagagatgatcatattaagcgaagtaagtcagaaagagaaagacaattaccatatatcacttatatgtggaatctaaaatatgacacaaatgaacatatctatgaaacagaaacagaatcacagacatagggaacagacttgtggttgccaagggggaggggggtgggagggatggattgggagtttgggattagcagatgcaaactattatatataggatggatgaaaaacaaggtcctactgcatagcacggggaactatattccatatcctgtgataaaccataaggagaagaatataaaaagaatacatatatgtacaacaatcactttgctgtacagcagaaattaacacaacactgtaaatcaactatacttcaataaaatttttttaaataaataaataaaaggaggaagaatgaactaggaaaaaagaagaaagaaaagcaaagctggGCAAGGCAAAATGGACTGGCAGGAGGTGGCCGTATTTGACACTAGGTGGTCATGCAAGTCCCTGACAAGGTGACACGGAGCAGAGCTGGATGACATGAGGGGGTGAGCCGAGCGGGAGCAGGCACAGGCTCTGAAAGACGGGTGCACTCAGCCAGAGCACCCAGGGAGCAGAGTGAGGGGACGGCCAGGGCTACACCCCACTGGGCTGTGCAGACCACGGTGGGACCTGGGCGGGACTGAGGGCAGCGTTAGGCCACTGGGGTTCTGCTTTTGTTGCTTAACTGTCATTTAAAGGTAAGTCaaggctcagggcttccctggtggtgcagtggttaagaatccacctgccaatgcagggaacacgggtttgagccctggtccgggaagatcccacatgccgtagagcaactaagcccacgagccacaactactgagtctgcgctccagagcccgcgagccaacgaagagtagctcccgctcgccgcaactagagaaagcccgcatgcagcaacaaagacccaatgcagccataaataaataaataaataaatttattaaaaaataaaggtaagtCAAGGCTCAGCTGGCTTGCCTGTTACACCTGTAGATTTCTGGAACCTGCACCTAATCTTCCGGGTCAGGTGAGGACACAAGCTCTCCAGTGCCCCTGATGGCCTGATGTGAGGGAACCCGGGGTCCCGCTGCCTGATCCCTTACAAGCCCTCACATCCACGGAGCCTCCAGGTCTCCCCCCCAAGGCTCCCCACTCCCCGCAGCCAGGCCCACCACGTCACCCTAACTGCACTTACTTACTGCTCTGCACTACAAACTCTGCCGCACAGAAACCGTCTGGCTTTGGCTTGATTCCCCTATTTCAGTCTAAACTGTGAACAACTTGAACCCAGGACTCACATCTTTCATCCTCCTTATACCCACGTTTCCAGTACAATATTGTACTCAACACATGTAGGGACCTAGTGAAAGCTACTGATGAGACCACCAAGGTTACCTCATATTCACATGGGCTTAAATCAGTGAAACAATTCCTGAGACAATCAACCTGCAAATTGTAAGAGCTGCCTGTGTATGCATGGGGGGCAAATTAAGGTTTTAGAGGCGATACTAGCTTCAAACAAACCAGCTTTGTTCcatcataaagatgagaaaactgggtaAGATGAGTCAAGCTCCTGCTGGAAGGAGAGCCAGGAGGGATGAGTTTCCCCTGTGGACCCAGACACCCATCTATCCCTAGGTGACTTTACGGGACTAAGCCTGGGACCATCAGAACACAGCAGCAGGCAATCTTTTGTTATCCTAGGAGTCTTAACTCAGGCTGAGGACGGCTTTAACAACACATGAATAATTTGTTTTCCTAAGAAGATtcaaaactcaatttaaaaagacacacacaatTACTATTTACCAGGCACCAGTCAGGAGATGACACCAAACTAACATCACCCTCATTCTGCAGAAACTGGATTCCCTACGTCGGATTTTCAATTTGGTTCCCCTGGACAAACCGTACCCGTCTGCAGGAAGCCTGCATGAGTCAACTCTCTAACCACCGGGGTTAAGTCAGCGGAGATCTCTTCATATTCCAGTTTGTTCATCTTAATCCAGCCGAATTTACGTTGAAAAAGTCTGACATATAACTTCTGACCGCTAGCTGCAACAAAGTTGACAAAAATAGTGAAAAACCTTCTATTTCTTCTCGAAAACATATACTATAATTTACTTTTGTAAACTGAGGTGAGTAAAACAGGCTGTTAGAAATACACAGAGGCTGACTCAACGGATCTTCCAAGAAAATCGTTTTCTTCCTTAGGAAGACGTAACTTATTTCAAACACAGAGTCCCGTGGCGATGTCTCCTTGGCCTGTATGCCTGTCACTGCAGGACAGGAGAAGCATGAGGACGCAAAGCCAGCCCTGCCCCCCCAGTTGTGCAAGTCTTTGGAACTGAGactcccttttctcttctattaTAAAAAGGAAGGGGGGGGGTGGGCAGTAACACCATCTTCCCAAAGTTGGTGAAAAGATTAAACACGATGAGGTATTCAATAATTAGTGTATAAACCATAAAAAAAGTTCCAAAGTTGGTAATGATTATAGGCCATTTAAAAACCTAAGACCCGGGTTCCCCACTTTCTAGCCAACATTTCTACTCCCTCAAGAGAAACCCCCCAGGGTTCCCGTTATTTTGTTCTCTCCTTTCGGTTTAATATGCATTATTCTATTTTTGGCTGAAAATCATCTgaaaagaattttccaaaaaaagTCTAGCTTTGGTGGGGTGGCCATCTCTAAGGCAGTGATCTTCACCAAGCTATTTAATTAATCTGGTCTCAAGTTTTCCTATTACCcaaattatctttaaatttctAACTCTAAAAtggtatggggacttccctggcggtccagtggttaagactccacactttcactgcagggggcgtggattcgatccctggtcggggaactaagatcctgtatgctgcaTGGCGcagctgaaaatttttaaaaataaaataaaatggtatgaCTGTATTTGTTACATCTTCaacatttatttcccttttttctttaaagaggcAAAATCGACTTGCAGTAGTTATTTTTACAACAGAGACACTGTAGATGATTCTCTGTGGAGAGCAAGGCATAAGAATCTGCAGAACTTACACTAGGAAACTGCTCCTACTTCTCAATCATACTGAAGCCAGGGGCCACCAGCTATTCAAACAATTGCTCACATGAATGCAAGCAGCACCCAACCAAAGATCTGTGACCACCCCGGATACGACAGTCAGTGGGGGTCATTCACACCCACATCGGGGGAGGCCAGTGCAAGTAGAGATGGAAGCTGTGTGGACACTTTATAAACTgtgcaaagggcttccctggtggcacagtggttaagaatccacctgctaacgcaggggacatgggttcgagccctggtccaggaggatcccacatgccgcggagcaactaagcccgtgcgccacaactgctgagcccgcaagccacaactgctgaagcccacgtgcctggagcctgtgctcttcaacaagagaagccactgcaattagaagcccgcgcactgcaatgaacagtaatccccgctcgctgcaactagagaaagcccacgcgaagcaacgaagacccaatgcaaccaaaaataaatttataagaaagaaaaaaaaaaagaaaaaaaattttttattatgttaaaaaaaaaagaactgtgcaGAGAAGTATCACCCACATGTTAAAAACTAACACAAGCAGAGCCATAGTTTCCTTGTGTGAATGTAAGACCGAAGCCTTTCTCTTAACCATTATTGGTAACactcaggatttctttttttttactctacTGGGACTCAGGCCTGCTACTATTACTAGAGGTCAGCGTGGCCCCCAAGTAAGCTTTTCCTACTCAGGAGGTACTCAGTTGCACAGAGCCATCAAGGCCCTTTGGATGAGCAGCCATCAAggcgggttgggggggggggggcgctctTGCTCCAAACCTGCGCTATTGGCTCACAGCCACCACCGGCTGCCAAGGAGCTGAGGCATGTTTTTAAACGTActaatttacaaaatttaaaaagaccaaaaaagtttttaatgtacCAATTTAGCTTGAAAGTTTCCACTTCCTGCACACCCTGACTTTAAAAGGTAGAGTCCAGGCAACTAAAATAttgttggaggaaaaaaatatgccTGAGTATaccttggtttgttttttccctgtattttattttcacttttgaggAAATGGcctgcaaaaacaacaaaaccaccTAACAGTCAGCTTGATTACGTGCCCGAAATGCAAAGTACACTTTCCTAAatcacactgtattttttttttctaatctgggAAAGGTTGTTTTACAACCATCAAATATACAAAAACAGGACAAAGAGCTGCTTCCAATACAACCAAAGTACAGCTTGTAAGGATGATACTGCAGAAGCAGACATCACCAGGCCCAAAAATCTTGTCTCTTTTACAGGCATATCTTTCTCTAGATGAACTCTCATTGGCTGTGGGTCCCATGAGTACTCCCAGGGGACTCCCAAAACCACACTGACTGCTTGTGGTCATGAGATTTCTGCCTATCACATCTCAGACCAAATCAGGGCAGCAAAGGGGAAACAAAGCCTCGAAAGCAAACACGTTCAAGATACCTGATAATTGATGAAATTTAGTTATAATGCCCTTCTCGTGCTCATCAAAGAGCATCCTGTCTTCTTCATTCTCAAACACGGCTTTCAGCACCACGAGGAAACTCCGAAGGTAGTAAGGATGGTCCAGTGGTGCTGGACTTGTTACACGGGAAACATCACAGCTTGACCCCTGCTCCAAAGGAGTTCGGTCAGTGCTTTCATTCTTTAAGCCACTGTCACCCTCTGGAGGGAGTGCTTGGCTGTCACTCCATATAGAAGCATCGTGTGTAGAATTATGAGATTTTGCCTCCCAATGTGATGACTGGGTTGGAGCTTGTGAAACAAAAGTCATTTTTACCTCTTCACAACCACCTGCTTCACAGTTTTCAACACCTTTATCATCTGTTCCTTTGATACTCTCCTGCTTTGCAAGATGGTCCTCTGAAGCAGACTTTAATTTATGTCCAAGAGTTAAATCTGGTGAAAGTAACACGGGAGCATTATCTGAGAAGGTGGGGGTGAGAGTTGATCTCCCACATTCCTGTGCAGCCGTTAGGCCTTCAGCTTCCATTATTGTAGAGCCTCCCACAATATGTTCGGGAGTGCTTGGTGCCTCCAGAGAATTACAGGcaaacatgttttccttttgaGAACTATTCTCCAAAAGCTGATCCTGGCCTTCCATCTCTGAACACTGATCCACCAGGCTCCTAACCCCTGTGGACGAGAAACTCTGTGGACTCTGATTGGCGAATCTCTCATTCTTATCTATTGATCTTTTAGCCTTTATGTATCTTCTGGACAATTTAGATGACAGGCTTCCCAGAGGGATGACTTTCACATTATGATGTCTCAGCCCATCTTGATTTCTGCACACTGCGTCACCATTACTCTTAAAATAGGGGCTGGTCTGCTGTTTTATGCCCATTTTTGCTGAATCGCTTTGGCCAGGGGTTAAATTGATCTTTGATGGTGACGACTTCTCTGGCGTTACATCTTCTAAGGCAATATTGGTCAAATCTACTGTGGACACATTTGAACTTAAGTCAGCACGCCCAGGGTCAGCTGGAGTGATGTCACCGTTGTTAGCACACATTTCATCAAGGTGACGGTTTAGGTCATATCTTGGCACCATTTTACTACAAATGGGGCAGGCAAGTTTAACAGGTGGTACATTGTTAAAAAACGCAATAATAGagttagattcattttttttagttttgctgCTTGATAAACTTCGAGGTCTTTTTTTTGAGGATTTCCCTACAGACATCATGAGTATTAGAAAAACTGGGTGTTTCAAGTAGTAAAACACAAGAAATCAGCAGGGAAAGATAGCAATGATTTACTTTTACTCCCCTGAATTGAAATGATAAAAAGTAGGATTCTATTGGACTTCATGTTATTCATTTAGTCAGTTTCTTCTCCCTACAAAATAAAACGCATGTGGATTAATAGCATTTTATGAATTCCACAACAGAGGGGGTAAGCTCTAAAACGTGCAATGGCAGAATCCCACGGGATGAGAAAAACCCTGCGCTTGGAACATAAGACCAAGGCCTACTCTCAGCTGTCCACGCGACCTCAAGTGTGTCCCTTAGCCGAGAAATGACATGGGGATAAGTTCTAAGACTTCTCTTTAAGATCGAAAATCAGCCGTTTTAAAAAGGGAACATCTGACTATGCCAGGTCCTTTTTTAAAAGCACCGCATCATTAACTTTTTCCAGGAGAGAGAATGCCTATCCCGCCCTCACAGGCCTGCACAAAGAATCGCCCAAAGTCTCGGGCATCTGTCCATGCTTGgacgcccccccgcccccgccgtccCCCCGCAGCTCCGGCCGCCGAACCTAAGGCTCGGACTCAGCCACGCCCGCCCTCCCCGCGGGGCCGCGACCCCACACCTGGGAAGAGCACCTGGGATGTGCACCTGGGGCTCCGCCGCCGGCTCGGCTGAcctcctcccgccccctccctcccttcctccccccctttcccccctttctgtccccgcccccaccccctcccggcCTCACCGTCCCGAGCCGccagctctccccacctcccGCCCAGCGCCCGCGACCCCGGCCCGGCCGCCCCATGCGTCCTACCTGCTCCGCGCGCCAGGCATTCCCAGCCGATCCCCGCGGCTCGACCGCCACAGGCTCAGTCAGAGGAGGCTCGAGCGATCGAtcgcccctccctcccactttaaAGGCATCCCGGGTCCAGGGAGGCTTACCCGGTGGAGGTCAACCGAgactctgcccctcctacccttCGCACCTGGGGGAGGCGGGCCGCCGGGAACGTGGGCAGGTTGCTGGTCGGGGTGCATTTGGAGTCCGAGAAAACCGGCCTCCTGGGAGGAGACACAGGCGTGGACTCGACTTAGCCGGAAAGCGCGTGCTGGGGTTCCCGGAGGAGATGCCGTTCGCCGCCTGAAGcaataaatttaaacataaatgttTCCTTTGCAATAGATGCCCATAACCTCAAGAGCAAAGAAATAGATCaagaacaaggacctactgtgtagcagagggaactatattcaatattatcttgaaataacctatataatgggaaagaatctgaaaaagtatatatacttttatacatacttatatatatatacatataaaatcactttgctgtacacctgaaacattgtaaatcaactatacttcaattaaaaaataataaaagaatgataaaatgtAGTCAGGTAATTAGGGAGTGGTGAGTTTGGATATTTCTTACattaaaatgtagttttctttgtgttaaTATAGTTTAATATAGCCAggttacataatttaaaataaggtccatggggcttccctggtggcgcagtggttgagagtccgcctgccgatgcaggggacgcgggttagtgccccggtccgggaagatcccacatgccgcggagcggctgggcccgtgagtcatggccgctgagcctgcgcgtccggagcctgtgctccacaacgggagaggctgcagcagtgaggggcccgtgtaccgcaaaaataaataaataaaataagggctATGTTTAACAACGGCAAAATTACTGAAAGTTTATCAGTCAGCGCTTGAGTGCTGATGTCAGCTGGTTCCAGCACCCCCTGACGGTGACCCGGATGGAAGCTTCCTGAGCGCGGAGCGCCTGTCTGTGGTCCTTTACCACCGCCTGCAGCAGCGGCCAGCACTGTGTGATTACTCCATAAATATGTGtcaaatgaatgcatgaataaatgagcaaaccaaagagaaaatggaCGTGAACAGGGAATTCATcgacaaatatgtattgagtgcctcCCTCGTGCCAGGTAATGTCCTTGGCTCTGAAAATATGGCCGTGAACAGAATGAGGACTGGGGGGGAAATCCTGCCTTCATGGAGAATTCATTCTGATGGAGGaagatagagaaaaaacaaaatatacgTAAATTATGTAGAGTTTAAAAGGCGAGTATTGATTAAATAAAATTCCTATTTTATGGcaagatgagaaaaatttaaacataaatgttTCCTTTGCCCATTTGGGCCTCTGCATTAGTATTGTGTCTCCTGCATCTGCATTAATCagacctccttaggagataacattcctttTTAATCTCATCAAGGGTCACAACTCCTTAGGAGAAaaccttccttcttaatcttgtaaggggccaCAATGACCCATGACCACTACTCACTTGGTATAGATCTAGACTGTGTACACTGTCAGTAATACGTCATTTAAGGTACAGCCCTGTGTCTCAAAAACTTACATAACTGTGCCTCAACCTCTAACAGGCAGAACAGTTCTCGCAGCTTTCTGAGAGGCTATtcccgggttataatcctcaatttggctcagataaaattttctatttcttttttagatcGACTGATTAATGTTTTCATCGACGGTGCTTTGAAGAGAAATCAAGCAGAAACATcgtggtggggggtgggaggggcattACAGTTTGAAAGAGCGGTAAggaaaggcctcactgagaaagtACTATCTGAGCAGACTTGAAGGAGGGAAGGCAGTGGATGTTCCAGAGAGGAGAGTTGTAGTCAGAAGAAACAACCTCAGGGAGTGTAACAGAGAGGGTGCCCCAAGGTAGAAGCTCGCCTAGCAAGTCTAAGGACACCCAGAAGGCCAGGAAGACTGGAGCAGAAGTGAAGGAAGAGAGATAGCAGAGGACAGGTCTTGTAGGGCAATGGTAGTgaacttttttctgtaaaaggccaggtagtcaatattttaggctctgccaGCCATAGGGTCTCTGGTCAAAGTCTGCAGTGtgcagtgtgaaagcagccataaacagTACATAACAAAAGagtgtggctgtgtgccaataaaactttatttacaaatagaGTCAGCTGACCAGATTTGGTCTctggctgtagtttgctgacacGTGATATAAGGGCTTGTACATCATTATATGGATTTTAGCATCTGCTTTGAGTGTGTTCAGCAACATATGGTTGGGGTAGGGGAGGCAGGGAAAACAAAAGGCGAATGGAGTAATCCAAGGACGGTGGTGCCTGGGGTTAGCTGATAAAAAGTAGTtaggaatattacccagccatgaagaagaatgaattgatgacatttgcagcaacatgggtggacctagagatgatcatactaagtgaagtaagccagacagagaaagacaaatatcgcaggatatcacttgtatgtggaatctaaaaaaaaaattatataaatgaacttatatacaaaacagaacagactcacagacacagaaaacaaacttatggttaccaaaggggaaagagggagagagataaattaggagtttgggattagcagatacacactacaagatagatatatatacaaaatagataaccaacaaggacctactgtatagcacaggtaacgatattcaatattttgtaataatctataagggaaaagaatctgaaaaaaatatatatatgtataactgaatcactttgctgttcacctgaaactaacacaacattgtatatcaactatacttcaataaaaaattttaaaaaatgaagtagtCAGATTCTGGATACATTTAGAAGGTATAAGCAACAGAATTTGCTCATGGTAGAGAATGTAAGGTATGAGAAAATTCAAGGACTGCTCTTAGGTCTTTGGCCTATCACCTGGGAGGATGAAGGGAAAAGGTTTAGAGTTCAGTTTTAGATGTGTGTCTttgtccattcaggctgctacgacaaaataccacagattgagtggcttataaacaatggaattttatgtgccacagttctggaggctagaagtctgagacaGGCTATCAGCATGGTTGGGTAAAGGCCCTCTTCTGGATCCCAGACTTCTCACCATGTCCTGACATGGTGTAGTGGAAGGAGCTAGGGagctctgggggggggggggtctaaggacactaatcccattcatgagggccccaGACTCATGGCCTAAGCagctcccaaaggctccacctcctcaCACAATCCCGATGGGcagtaggatttcaacatataaacctggggaaggggagaacacaaacattcagaccacagccaCGTGTCAGTTTGAAATGCCAGTTAGACATTCTTGTGGCTAAAAGATACTTAAATTTATTAACTAAATCAGGCCAGGAAATATAAATTGGGGAGTCATCAGGGTCTATATGGTATTAATATACGGCACAAAGGAATGACTGTGGATAGAAAACTGAAAGGTCAGAAGGCTGGACACTCTGATAAGAACAGGAGGGAAGGTGAGGATGAGGCAGCAAAGGAGTCTGAGCTGCAACCAGAAAACAGGTGTGTGGTATGTGCTGAGGATCAGGGGGTGTCGGATGCAGCTAGAAGGAAAGTGAGGTGAGGTCTGCAAGCAGCCATAGATCCAGCAATGTGGATGGCACTGTTACCTGACAGAAGCCAAAGCTGTGGAATGGTGATTGCAGAGGATTCTAGAAAGAGTGGGGAGACAGGAATTGGAGACAATGTGGGGACCCATTCAGTACCCTGGAGTTTGTGTgaagattatttttgtttgtttgttttttggtttttgcggtacgcaggcctctcactgccgtggccactcccgttgcggagcacaggctccggacgcgcaggctcagcggccatggctcacgggcccagctgctccgcgttatgtgggatcttcccggaccggggcacgaacccgcgtcccctgcatcggcaggcggactctcaaccactgcgccaccagggaagcccatcacagACTTTCTTATCTCCCATTTGCTCTTCTAGAAACCCATTTGCTCTTCTAGAAACCCATTTGCTTTTCCCTAACAGCCATTTCTACCCCCTTTCTTTTCCCTGCTAAATTAGGTGTATAAATCTCTAACTTTAACCACTTACCTAGCTGCTTCTTTTATAAACTacaatatgtatatgaataatttcttctgttaatctgtcttttgtcagtttaattcacaGGCCCCTAGGGACTCaacctaagagggtagaggaaaagtttttcctctCCAACAGCAGAAAGTATAGATGACTCTTTCAAGCGGTTTAGCAGTGAAGGAGAACAGACAGGTAGGGCAGAACTAAAGGGGGAAGTGGGGTTAAGAGTATTGTTATTTAACAAATTgttgcagagggtgtggagagaagggaaccctcctacactgttggtgggaatgtaagttggtgtaaccattatggaaaacagtgtggaggttccttaaaaaactagagttacgggaattccttggtggtccagtggttaggactccacatttccactgcagggggcccgggtttgatccctggtctgggaactaagatcctgcatgccccgcAGCATGGTCAAAAATCCCATAAGCTGcatggggcagccaaaaaaaatcaaaaaacaaaccccccaaaacaaagaacaaactaaatattggaacttccctagtggcacagtggttaagaatctgcctgccaatgcaggggacatgggttcaagccctggtccaggaagatctcacatgccacagagcaactaagcctgtgcgccacaac
Above is a genomic segment from Tursiops truncatus isolate mTurTru1 chromosome 2, mTurTru1.mat.Y, whole genome shotgun sequence containing:
- the FAN1 gene encoding fanconi-associated nuclease 1 isoform X7; this translates as MMSVGKSSKKRPRSLSSSKTKKNESNSIIAFFNNVPPVKLACPICSKMVPRYDLNRHLDEMCANNGDITPADPGRADLSSNVSTVDLTNIALEDVTPEKSSPSKINLTPGQSDSAKMGIKQQTSPYFKSNGDAVCRNQDGLRHHNVKVIPLGSLSSKLSRRYIKAKRSIDKNERFANQSPQSFSSTGVRSLVDQCSEMEGQDQLLENSSQKENMFACNSLEAPSTPEHIVGGSTIMEAEGLTAAQECGRSTLTPTFSDNAPVLLSPDLTLGHKLKSASEDHLAKQESIKGTDDKGVENCEAGGCEEVKMTFVSQAPTQSSHWEAKSHNSTHDASIWSDSQALPPEGDSGLKNESTDRTPLEQGSSCDVSRVTSPAPLDHPYYLRSFLVVLKAVFENEEDRMLFDEHEKGIITKFHQLSASGQKLYVRLFQRKFGWIKMNKLEYEEISADLTPVVRELTHAGFLQTESELQELSEVLELLSAPELKALAKTFHLVNPNGQKQQLVNAFLKLAKQPSVCTWRKNQPGIGAVILKRAKDWAGQSLRVCRDPRAVFSRVLLLFSLTHEVEEEEAACGGQGQLSTVLLVNLGRMEFPRYTVSRKTQIFQDREDLIRYAAAAHMLNDISTAMASGAWEEARELARCAKQAWDGLKGHPSLRYHEKLPLFLRCFTVGWVYTRILSRTVEILQRLHMYQEAVKELENLLSQKVYCPDSRGRWWDRLALNLHQHLKRLEPAIKCITAGLADPDVRTGHRLSLYQRAVRLRASPSCQKYAHLFRQLPEVTVGDVKHGFTGKGPPSARCTVSSYGMSSSWTGYQTPSETPTRRPRWTSARTASSPAEHRPSRPGCGRFTVPPRRACGPGWQPRGRPRKAGWPPLSAGIALLLFSKPSCSPDVSDRAEAW
- the FAN1 gene encoding fanconi-associated nuclease 1 isoform X2, with protein sequence MMSVGKSSKKRPRSLSSSKTKKNESNSIIAFFNNVPPVKLACPICSKMVPRYDLNRHLDEMCANNGDITPADPGRADLSSNVSTVDLTNIALEDVTPEKSSPSKINLTPGQSDSAKMGIKQQTSPYFKSNGDAVCRNQDGLRHHNVKVIPLGSLSSKLSRRYIKAKRSIDKNERFANQSPQSFSSTGVRSLVDQCSEMEGQDQLLENSSQKENMFACNSLEAPSTPEHIVGGSTIMEAEGLTAAQECGRSTLTPTFSDNAPVLLSPDLTLGHKLKSASEDHLAKQESIKGTDDKGVENCEAGGCEEVKMTFVSQAPTQSSHWEAKSHNSTHDASIWSDSQALPPEGDSGLKNESTDRTPLEQGSSCDVSRVTSPAPLDHPYYLRSFLVVLKAVFENEEDRMLFDEHEKGIITKFHQLSASGQKLYVRLFQRKFGWIKMNKLEYEEISADLTPVVRELTHAGFLQTESELQELSEVLELLSAPELKALAKTFHLVNPNGQKQQLVNAFLKLAKQPSVCTWRKNQPGIGAVILKRAKDWAGQSLRVCRDPRAVFSRVLLLFSLTHEVEEEEAACGGQGQLSTVLLVNLGRMEFPRYTVSRKTQIFQDREDLIRYAAAAHMLNDISTAMASGAWEEARELARCAKQAWDGLKGHPSLRYHEKLPLFLRCFTVGWVYTRILSRTVEILQRLHMYQEAVKELENLLSQKVYCPDSRGRWWDRLALNLHQHLKRLEPAIKCITAGLADPDVRTGHRLSLYQRAVRLRASPSCQKYAHLFRQLPEVTVGDVKHVTVTGRLCPQSGPGKSVFVLEAGGTAPATVLCSVEELALAHYRRCGFDQGIHGEGSTFSTLYGLLLWDVIFMDGIPDAFRNAYQAAPLDLCTDSFFASRAPAIETRLRQIHGASAESLRAWVAAAWQAQEGRVASLVSWDRFASLQQAQLVEVKGPSDRLSQKQMIWLDELHRLGADVEVCHVAAVGAKSRGPN
- the FAN1 gene encoding fanconi-associated nuclease 1 isoform X5, with the translated sequence MMSVGKSSKKRPRSLSSSKTKKNESNSIIAFFNNVPPVKLACPICSKMVPRYDLNRHLDEMCANNGDITPADPGRADLSSNVSTVDLTNIALEDVTPEKSSPSKINLTPGQSDSAKMGIKQQTSPYFKSNGDAVCRNQDGLRHHNVKVIPLGSLSSKLSRRYIKAKRSIDKNERFANQSPQSFSSTGVRSLVDQCSEMEGQDQLLENSSQKENMFACNSLEAPSTPEHIVGGSTIMEAEGLTAAQECGRSTLTPTFSDNAPVLLSPDLTLGHKLKSASEDHLAKQESIKGTDDKGVENCEAGGCEEVKMTFVSQAPTQSSHWEAKSHNSTHDASIWSDSQALPPEGDSGLKNESTDRTPLEQGSSCDVSRVTSPAPLDHPYYLRSFLVVLKAVFENEEDRMLFDEHEKGIITKFHQLSASGQKLYVRLFQRKFGWIKMNKLEYEEISADLTPVVRELTHAGFLQTESELQELSEVLELLSAPELKALAKTFHLVNPNGQKQQLVNAFLKLAKQPSVCTWRKNQPGIGAVILKRAKDWAGQSLRVCRDPRAVFSRVLLLFSLTHEVEEEEAACGGQGQLSTVLLVNLGRMEFPRYTVSRKTQIFQDREDLIRYAAAAHMLNDISTAMASGAWEEARELARCAKQAWDGLKGHPSLRYHEKLPLFLRCFTVGWVYTRILSRTVEILQRLHMYQEAVKELENLLSQKVYCPDSRGRWWDRLALNLHQHLKRLEPAIKCITAGLADPDVRTGHRLSLYQRAVRLRASPSCQKYAHLFRQLPEVTVGDVKHVTVTGRLCPQSGPGKSVFVLEAGGTAPATVLCSVEELALAHYRRCGFDQGIHGEGSTFSTLYGLLLWDVIFMDGIPDAFRNAYQAAPLDLCTDSFFASRAPAIETRLRQIHGASAESLRAWVAAAWQAQEGRVASLVSWDRFASLQQAQLLPGCFRPGRSLVTDPRRSGPQSLPGAF